ctcgctgagggggagagaaaacagatgggcgggcagaggaggaggaggctgggcggggataagagccgaagaggcagagctgcctgggcaccaacgcggtggccgccgccctgggcacttgcgaaccctcatttacatatgcatcaaagttcatttttggcagttttacaagtccacaaaagcatataaaggtaccgtgttaatcatctgtgttgctatgggaactgttaaaaaggggtaaatgtgctgacagactccctttaagtagagatgagccgttttgaaaaatttaattcgccaagaaatttgatttgtgctGAATTAAGTGGGATGTTCACATATTCCGGATATGCACGCTCCCACTCTCTCCAGCCTGCTGCGGATTGACAGATTCCTCCCTGTGCACTAACAGGATTCACTCTGTCAATCAGCTCCGCTACCATGATACCACGCACTGTGCTTATTATACACATACATTACTTTATTTCACTGTTTAGAACATTGTCCATTGAGACAAAATCCCGCATGTAAATTCTCTCCTGCGCTTCCAGTTACGGCTCAAATCGAACACACGGCTACCGGGTATGTGTACGGTGCACTAAGCTGAAGCATGCAATTCCCGGCGAGGGTTGCCATGGCAGCGCCAGCTACAGCAGCCAAGCAGCGACTAGCACCACCCAGCGGCAGCCGCCGGAACTGTACACATAAACACTTCTCACGCTTACCAGTTCGGCAGCCAATCAGGTGCCAGATTCCGGAAGTGACGGTCACTTCTCATTGGTGGAACGCCTGGCGTAGTCCGTAAGTGACACAGATAAGCGCGGCTACGCATGCGCGTTAGAGTGTTAGAATTTGGCGCGTTTCCTTTTCTGCTGAGGCCCGCGGTACTGCTGCAGAAATGCCTAAGCGCTCTTACCCCTTCGACAGCCTTGCCCCGCCGCAGCTGAAGACACACGTAGGGCAGAAGGAGCTCATCCAGGGCGTGTGTGGAGAGAGCCTGAAGCGGGAGATCTTTGGTGAGAGAGGCCTGCTGCAGTCTCATGGTTCACCCCCGTGTGCTGCTAGTTCTAACGTAGCTGGAGAGGGCTCTGCTGGTGCTTGTAGTTCTGCGTGTATATGAGGGCTCTGCTGGTGCTTGTAGTTCTGTGTGTATATGAGGGCTCTGCTGGTGCTTGTAGTTCTGTGTGTATATGCGGGCTCTGCTGGCGCTTGtagttctgtgtgtgtgtatgagggCTCTGCTGGCGCTTGTAGTTCTGTGTGTCTGTATGAGGGCTCTGCTGGCGCTTGTAGTTCTGTGTGTCTGTATGAGGGCTCTGCTGGCGCTTGTAGTTCTGTGTGTCTGTATGAGGGCTCTGCTGGCGCTTGTAGTTCTGTGTGTCTGTATGAGGGCTCTGCTGGCGCTTGTAGTTCCGCGTGGGTGTATGAGGGCTCTGCTGGCGCTTGTAGTTCCGCATGGGTGTATGAGGGCTCTGCTGGCGCTTGTAGTTCCGTGTGGGTGTATGAGGGCTCTGCTGGCGCTTGTAGTTCCGTGTGTGTGTATGAGGGCTCTGCTGGCGCTTGTAGTTCCGTGTGTGTGTATGAGGGCTCTGCTGGCGCTTGTAGTTCCGTGTGTGTGTATGAGGGCTCTGCTGGCGCTTGTAGTTCTGTGTGTCTGTATGAGGGCTCTGCTGGCGCTTGTAGTTCTGTGTGTCTGTATGAGGGCTCTGCTGGCGCTTGTAGTTCCGCGTGGGTGTATGAGGGCTCTGCTGGCGCTTGTAGTTCCGCATGGGTGTATGAGGGCTCTGCTGGCGCTTGTAGTTCCGCGTGGGTGTATGAGGGCTCTGCTGGCGCTTTTAGTTCCGTGTGTGTGTATGAGGGCTCTGCTGGCGCTTGTAGTTCCGTGTGTGTGTATGAGGGCTCTGCTGGCGCTTGTAGTTCCGTGTGGGTGTATGAGGGCTCTGCTGGTGCTTGTAGTTCTGTGTGTGTATGAGGGCTCTGCTGGCGCTTGTAGTTCTGTGTGTCTGTATGAGGGCTCTGCTGGCGCTTGTAGTTCCGTGTGTGTGTATGAGGGCTCTGCTGGCGCTTGTAGTTCCGTGTGGGTGTATGAGGGCTCTGCTGGCGCTTGTAGTTCCGCGTGGGTGTATGAGGGCTCTGCTGGCGCTTGTAGTTCTGTGTGTGTATGAGGGCTCTGCTGGCGCTTGTAGTTCTGTGTGTCTGTATGAGGGCTCTGCTGGCGCTTGTAGTTCCGTGTGTCTGTATGAGGGCTCTGCTGGCGCTTGTAGTTCCGTGTGTCTGTATGAGGGCTCTGCTGGCGCTTGTAGTTCCGTGTGTCTGTATGAGGGCTCTGCTGGCGCTTGTAGTTCCGCGTGTGTGTATGAGGGCTCTGCTGGCGCTTGTAGTTCCGCGTGGGTGTATGAGGGCTCTGCTGGCGCTTGTAGTTCCGCGTGGGTGTATGAGGGCTCTGCTGGCGCTTGTAGTTCCGCGTGGGTGTATGAGGGCTCTGCTGGCGCTTGTAGTTCCGCGTGGGTGTATGAGGGCTCTGCTGGCGCTTGTAGTTCCGCGTGGGTGTATGAGGGCTCTGCTGGCGCTTGTAGTTCCGCGTGGGTGTATGAGGGCTCTGCTGGCGCTTGTAGTTCCGCGTGGGTGTATGAGGGCTCTGCTGGCGCTTGTAGTTCCGCGTGGGTGTATGAGGGCTCTGCTGGCGCTTGTAGTTTTTGGAAGGACCTGTGCTGGCACTGCAGAACCAGTATCTCCTGAGCTGCACCTGAGGGTTTTGCCAAGTTtagaagttatcctctatccaaaggatagggggTAACTAACTGATCTGTGGAGGGTCTGGAGAGGTGGGACCACCGCCAATCTCAAGAACGGGGGTCTAATTTCCTCCAGTCTAATGGAGAGGCGGGTCGGGCATGAGGCCTGCTGCTCCATTAGGACAGGATGAGATGGCAGCGTACAAGGGTCGTATAGAGAATGAATTGCACTGCAGGGCGCGTGTCTGACCtgctgcatcagaatgggagattcccagcagtcagacccccgatCAGTTATCCCAAGTCATGCTGATAACTGGTATTCTTTATTTCAGAAAGGACCAAAAAACTCCTGTTCAGTGGAGCGAAGGCCATTATGGGAAACCAAGGGAACCAGAATAAGAATGGTAATCCAGAGGAGGAGCCCCCAGTGCACGAGCTACTGACGGGGCAGACCACCATTGGACAAGATGGAAAGCTGCACAGATCGTCGCGGACATGTAAGGCGCACTGGAGCCCCTGAGTGTCGCACATGTCATTGTCACCTACGATTCGCCGTCACATACAAGACTGCTTGGGGCACGTGGTTCTTGGGTGACTTATTACACACAACGCACTTTACCGTATGTCGCACAACTATGAACAATGATCCCTTGACTTAAGGGTAGTTTTACTGGAaggttctgcaactttctaacctATTTTGTTTTAGTTCCTCGCTGTTTCGAGCTCTCTGCTTGCTGGTGGTGAATGGAAACACTCTGACATTCAAAACAGACCCCCAAACTGCCCATACTCAATGTCGGGCAGAATGGTCAGTTATGTGAACGATCTCTCTGCAATTCTTCTGCACAATCCGCTTGTGTTGCACGTTGAtttttgcagcagatttcacaATTTCTGCAAAACGATGGGCATGTTGTGGCTTTTCCTGTGCAGAACTCTTCTACTATCTGCAGATGTCGTTTTCGATACCCAATCTAAGTGTAATTTGCACTGCAAATCCGAcctctccttaaaggggtgttctggtaaTTTTAATAGGGGATAATTAGATCtgtggggtcctaccgctgggacccccaccaatcattcgAACGAGGGTCCTGCAGCCCCCTGAGATGGACGGGCATGCGGGCGGACTTTGTCTATTGGAGCTCCTGAGATAGCCGAATACAGCGAtcagctatctctggaactcccataaaaatgaatagaaCGACTGACTGCTCTGGTTTGTTGCAGGGGACTACAGGGCTCCCCTTTTCGTGATCTTTGGGGGTCTCAGCAGTAGGGATAATGAACAGTTGGAATACTCCTtttaaggcctccttcacacgttGGTGAATCACGGCCATGTGCTGTCTGTTCTCCATGGACGGCACACATACTccttgattttaatgtgttcatTTACACATCAGTCGTTTCTCCCAGGAGACATGCACTATGTGACACCAACCAAACGCACCCATTGAAGTCTGTGGCGTCTGTTTTTTCATGAACTGTTGGTAGGAGGCTCTGGAAAATTAATCTTCAGGCTAGCAGTGTATGTGGAATACAGATAATACACAAAGGGGCCCAACACGGATGCCCGGACCAAACCTGGATTCTTAACGGCTAAACCACTCATTATCTTATAACGGACACAGACATGGAACAGGggccttaggcttcatgcacgcgACCATATCCGTGTTTTCAGTCCTCAGTACACGGAGACCTtctatgtgcattccattttttttatttagtttttttccctcTCGCTCTCTACAGTAGAAATGGCTACTCCTTATCCGCAgtatggaccagaataggactATACTTTGCAGATCGTctgcacggatccgcaaaaatgacGGATGTGTGACtgctcctattgaaatgaatggatcagtgCTATGTGACTAGCACACAATGACCAATCCaagtcatgtgcatgaagccttatagCTCTCACAGGAGGTGCGATGGTTCTGTCTGGTCAATCCTCTGGACTTCAGGTGCTAATCAGTCGGGTCCTGGCTGTGTAACTCAGAGGATTGTATAGACTGCATAGCACTGCCTCAGCTGTGACGCATTTATCAACTGATGCAtaattcattgacagcaagcaaaTCTATTGATGTTCTGATTCCAAAGAGAAATCAAAGTGCCTGACTTGATTGGTAATTTGCCAATCCTGTTCTTTCTGGATTATTATATTGCCATGAAGGTTTTCCAGTTTGCTCCATATCTGCTACTCTGTAATGGAGGaaaatgggactgcaaaaagacCCAAATGTGTGGGAAAAAATGACTGGTCTCAATCTCCTATCTACCACATGGTTTATTTTTGTAAATGATGCCTTGGGGTAACTGATTGCCCTAGTAATTGGTGCCTACACCTTCTGTAAAtaaagaatcttttattttttatgtaacatGTTCTCCCAACTTTCTTGCcaatgcttgctgtcagtgaacagaaAAGGTCTTGCTGGTCCTGTGCAGACACCAGTTTGGTTTCTTACAatactaggcctcatgcacacggacgttgttttggtccgcatctgagccgcagttttggcggctttgatgcagacccattcacttcaatggggctgcaaaaaatgcggacagcactccgtgtgctgtccgcatctgtttctctgttccgtggccccgcaaaaaaaatataacctgtccgttttgtggacaataataggcagttatatcaatggctgtctgtgccgttccgcaaattgcggaatgcacacggatgccatctgtgttttgtggaccgcaaaacaaacaacgttcgtgtgcatgtagccaaatccggattatttttttattttgaccaGAGCAGGATTAACTGCATTGCAGTCGTGGGAACTGCACACATGGAATTTTCTTTCTTGGATGGAGGGCACTGGGGGACACCTTGAAAGGAAGCCATGCATTGGTGCGGTCTTGTGGCGCAGCTAAAAAATCGGTTTGATCCCAACAATAGGATGACAGGTCAAAGGAGGGAGCGTTCCACCTCTTCTGCAGGAGCACCTAAGACTTTTAGTGCCAAAACACACTTAGATGCTGCTGGAACAGAGGAGGAAAGTTGACCACAAGGAGAAATAGGAGACAGAGTGCGTGGTGGGAACACGTGCCTGCAGGCCGAGAGCGCCTCTGAGTCGGTGTCACGCTCCCACCTGGTCTGTGTCTCTACTGGGATGtactgtggatgatgcactgtgcTGGGGTCATTTTAAAAGGTataattatacaggtccttctcaaaaaattagcatattgtgataaagttcattattttctgtaatgtactgataaacattagactttcatatattttagattcattacacaccaactaaagtagttcaagccttttattgttttaatattgatgattttggcatacagctcatgaaaacccaaatttcctatctcaaataattagcatatttcatccgaccaataaaagaaaagtgtttttaataaaaaagtcaaccttcaaataattatgttcagttatgccctcaatacttggtcgggattccttttgcagaaatgactgcttcaatgcggcgtggcatggaggcaatcagcctgtggcactgctgaggtgtcatggaggcccaggatgcttcaatgcggcgtggcatggaggcaatcggcctgtggcactgctgaggtgttatggaggcccaggatgcttcaatgcggcgtggcatggaggcaatcagcctgtggcactgctgaggtgttatggaggcccaggcttcgatagcggccttaagctcatccagagtgttgggtcttgtgtctctcaactttctcttcccaatatcccacagattctctatggggttcaggtcaggagagttggcaggccaattgagcacagtaataccatggtcagtaaaccatttaccagtggtgttggcactgtgagcaggtgccaggtcgtgctgaaaaatgacatcttcatctccataaagcttttcagcagatggaagcatgaagtgctccaaaatctcctgatagctagctgcattgaccctgcccttgataaaacacagtggaccaacaccagcagctgacatggcaccccagaccatcactgactgtgggtacttgacactggacttcaggcattatggcatttccctctccccagtcttcctccagactctggcaccttgatttccgaatgacatgcaacagtccagtgctgcttctctgtagcccaggtcaggcgcttctgccgctgtttctggggaatgcggcccctgtagcccatttcctgcacacgcctgtacacggtggctctggatgtttctactccagactcagtccactgcttccgcaggtcccccaaggtctggaatcggtccttctccacaatcttcctcagggtccggtcacctcttctcgttgtgcagcgttttctgccacactttttccttcccaccgACTACccgctgaggtgccttgatacagcactctgggaacagcctattccttcagaaatgtctttgtgtcttaccctcttgcttgagggtgtcaatgatggccttctggacagcagtcaggtcggcagtcttacccatgattgcggtttggagtaatgaaccaggctgggagtttttaaaagcctcaggaatattttgcaggtgtttagagttaattagttgattcagatgattaggttaatagctcgtttagagaaccttttcatgatatgctaattttttgagataggaattttgggttttcatgagctgtatgccaaaatcatcaatattaaaacaataaaaggcttgaactacttcagttgtgtgtaatgaatctaaaatatatgaaagtctaatgtttatcagtacattacagaaaataatgaactttatcacaatatgcaaattttttgagaaggacctgtatataaaaaaaatgtttttacttgGAATGAGGAAGGATAATGATTTATTAAACAGTTTGTCTCAAGGAGACGGCCTCTGTCCGTGTGACATGAACTTGATAGAAGGGAGCCCAAAGCTGCCATTCTGGTGGCTGGTCTGTGTATTACATACCCCTGGAGCAATGTCTGGCTAGTCTAGGCTTCCCCCAGTAATGATTGCTGAGGATAGAGATGCTAGACCTGCCTGCTTTCAGGTAAGCAAAGGGGTTGTCatttaggcctccttcacacgggcgtcccggatttgctctggATGCATCGCAtatgcattgcgggaaaaccgtgcgagtaggcacgtaattgcagtcagttttgaatgattgcgttccaatgttccctttttttttatttatttttttatgcgagtgcaatacgttttgcacgtgcgtgagaaaaaacaGACTATGGTACctagacccgaacctggacttcttcactgaagtttgggttaggtgttctgtatattttattttcccttatagcatggttataatgaaaaataatagcattcttaatacagaatgcttactaaaatgtggcttgagagGTTAAGAAacctgtaaaaggacctttgtCGTAATTGCACTCATCACGTGGTGAGCGctgtgacatcagcgcaggtcctgctgaatgaagatagaaatcttgcaaaatcaaaggtccttttgcaagtcctgaaagaagactatgccggcggccggttttactaagcattctgtattaagaatgctattttcctttttaaccatgtcataagggaaaatacagtaagttgacttttatcaatttactaacatcctctcctagcaaccatgcatgaaaatcgcactgcatccacacATGCTTGCGGATGTTTGGGATTTTCAAGCAactccatttctatggggcctacgttgcatgaaaaacttagaatatagagcatgcagcgtttttttcaatttttttattcacgcaacgcacaagtgatgcgtgaaaatcaccgctcatctgaacagtcccattaaagtgaatgggtccggattcagtgcgggtgcaatgcgttcacctagttgtgaaaggggccttaaagggatgttcccatctcagacaatgggagcgTATCACTAGGAtgtgccctcattgtctgataagTGCAGGGCTCAGCTCAGAATCCCCGTAGAAATCAATGAGTGTGCAatagctattttcggcagccccatagaaataaatggagggcagccGCGCATGGCTGAATTTACatgatgggtgcgggtcccagaggtgtgacTCGCACCTATCAAACAGTGGGGGCACATCCTAGCGGTATGCGCCCAGTGtttatgatggggggggaaaacccctttaacctcgtACAAGCCACTTGTCTCTTATGGTAGATGTCCACATAGCGACCAACTGTAGTGGTTTTCAACAAATTGCAGCAATTTCTTAGGCTGTTCAACTAGAGCACATATAAACTGGATTTACCTGTTCTTGCTGAGAAACCATGGCACATAACTGCCTCGATGTATCTGCATGGAAACCCAGCTGTACTGTTGAGTCAGTCTTGCCATGAAATGGACAATACATTTGTTAGcccttttcacacgagcgagtattccgcgcgggttgaacgcattgcacccgcactgaatcctgacccattcatttctacagaatacatagtataatagtgctggaagggttaaaaaaataagttaactcaccttatcctcttgttcgcgtagttcgttcccggtctgttctttgctagctgtgggcttgggctgaatgacctttgacGGCAGATCACAtgctcatcaccatggtgatggaccatgtgatctgacatcaccacaggtcctttagcccaagcacacagctagcaaagaacagaccgggaacgaactacgcgaacaagaggataaggtgagttaacttttattttttttaacccttccagcactattatactatgtgtTCTGTAGtcagaaagctattattttcctttataaccatgttaaaagggaaaataatacaatcttcagaacatcaatcccaagcccgaacttctgtgaagaagttcgggtttgggtaccaaacatgcgtgatttttctcacgcgagtgcaaaacgcatgacaatgttttgcactcgcgcgggaaaattgggcattttcccgcaacgcactcggctcttatccgggcaaaaaacatgacgcccgtgtgaaagaggccttagggttgtAAGAGATGTTCCTTTTTAGAGCAATTTTCACATTTAACCTcttgccgtcacactaacgccgaaaggcgtcagtgCGGCGGCACTCTCAGGTCTcagcgacgcctattggcgtcatctcgtgagacccgagatttcgaGTGAATGCGCGTGTTCACAGCGGGGCGCAGCTGAGAAgttaaactacagcctgccagcgataatcattcgctggcaggctgtagatgttaaaaaaaatcacatcagaaaggtatattagaaaAGGTATAAAATCACATCAGAAAGGttttaacagcgtctaatatacctggtggtcccttttgcttggatcgaccaccagaggacacaggcagctctgtaataagtagctccacactacactacactacccccccccccccccccgaattgcggacgtgtgaatggggcctaagggtcccttatcccTGCCAGTTAGCTACTTGTTGGGTAGTTGGCTCCCAGCCCACCGAACcgcagtcgctgattagcgtcatcgctgtcactaatcagcactagtactatatagaatctgtaagtgatcaagactgatcgcaatcagatctagatcagtacattagggtcaacttaggctctacaaaaaacgcagtgttcgtccaatcaggcctgatctcgtgcgcacacttgcgttcagtctgccccaccgcagtgacagagagatatatataacttgtggcaaaaaatataaaaaatcttctattaactcgccatgcccctcaaaagtgatcttcatAGCGCTGCaccgattttactgtgtttttgcagtgatcagaaaaaataaaatatatatatatatatatatatatatatatatatatatatatatatatataattttattttttctgatcactgcaaaaacacagtaaaatcggtGCAGCGCTatgaagatcacttttgaggggcatggcgagttaatagaatttttttattttttgccacaagttagcagaaatcgttttttctttttttttcttacaaagtctcatattccactaacttgtgccaaaaaaataaaatcttacatgaactctccatacccctcacggaatctgaatgcgtaaaaatgccctgtaaaatcctaaaggtactcattggaatttgggcccctttgcgcatcttggctgcaaaaagtgtcacatgtgtacatatacccatgctgggggggtgagagaaatatctgtaaattgacaactttgtataacatttttttttttaaagttggtgTGAAAAGACACCCTAaaatacattgccctacttctgtacctttttaggagggcatttttagacatatttggattccagacttcttctcacgctttagggccctaaaatgccagggcagtataactatgccacaagtgaccccattttggaaataagacaccccaaggtattccatgagtgGCACGGCGAGTTTATGTAAAACTttatttgtcacaagttagtagaatacgagactttgtaagaagaaataaaaataaaatcactttccgctaacttgtgccaaaaaaaaaaaaaaacttctatgaactcgccatgcccctcacggaataccttgggggtgtcttttcaaaatggggtcacttgtggggtatttatactgccctggcattttagggccctaaagcatgagaaaaagtctggaatccaaatatgtctaaaaatgccctcctaaaaggtaaaaatttaggcccctttgcccacctaggctgcaaaaaagtgtcacatgtggtatcgccgtactcaagagaagtagggcaatgtgttttggggtgtatttttacatatacccatcctgtgtgagagaaatatctctgtaaatgtgttttttttttttttttttttttataatacaaagttgtcaatttacagatattcctctcacccagcatgggtatatgtaaaaatacaccccaaaacacattgccctacttctgagtacggcgatgccacatgtgacacttttttgcagcctaactGCGCAAAGGGGCTAAAaatccaacgagtacctttttaggctttacagggttgctcacaatttagccccgctcaaaatgccagaacagtaaacacaccccactaatgaccccatttcggaaagtagacaccccaaggtattcactgaggggcatggtgagtctGTGGGAGATTTtaccagaagttagcagaaataaaaactttattatattttattttttttccctctgccattttctgctaacttgtgaaaaaaaaatgaaatcctacatgaactcaccatgcccctccacaaatactttggggtgtcttctttctaaaatggggtaatttggggggtatttatactatcctggcattctagcacctcaagaaacatgacaggtgctcagaaagtcagagctgcttcaaaatgcggaaattcacatttttgtaccatagtttgtaaacagcttttgcgcaaaccaataaatatacacttattggattttatttttatcaaagacattctgacacaaacttgtatagaaatctaatttatatttgaacaattttaccag
This region of Bufo gargarizans isolate SCDJY-AF-19 chromosome 11, ASM1485885v1, whole genome shotgun sequence genomic DNA includes:
- the SIVA1 gene encoding apoptosis regulatory protein Siva isoform X1; amino-acid sequence: MPKRSYPFDSLAPPQLKTHVGQKELIQGVCGESLKREIFERTKKLLFSGAKAIMGNQGNQNKNGNPEEEPPVHELLTGQTTIGQDGKLHRSSRTSAQPVEGSRACSSCVRSVGEKEACKQCERYICRGCSKPCSCCSTVTCSSCSVLVDGDLGERAFCAACSVYEV
- the SIVA1 gene encoding apoptosis regulatory protein Siva isoform X2, which codes for MPKRSYPFDSLAPPQLKTHVGQKELIQGVCGESLKREIFERTKKLLFSGAKAIMGNQGNQNKNGNPEEEPPVHELLTGQTTIGQDGKLHRSSRTSQPVEGSRACSSCVRSVGEKEACKQCERYICRGCSKPCSCCSTVTCSSCSVLVDGDLGERAFCAACSVYEV